ATTCGGTGTTCCTCATGACAAAGGATTAAGAGGGGTGGTTTCAAGACCAACAATTGATCAGATTTTTCAATATTTTAACATAATCAACCAAAGAGTTGAAAAATTCATCCAGTTCAAAACTTTGAATGACAAACAGATGAAATTAATTATAATGGGATTTCATCATGAATGTCAACATCAGGAATTATTAGTATATGATTTACAACATTTATTGGCTGAACAATACAAGCCTCAAAAAAAAAATGAAATTAAGAGTAAACCCGAAGTTGAAAAGAAATCAGTTCACATAAGGGGTGGATTGTATATTCTTGGATATAATGGAAAAGAGTTTTGTTATGATATTGAATTGCCCCAACACAAAGTATTTCTTAATGATTACAAAATTGATGTGTATCCAATAACAAATCAGCAATACCTAGAATTTATGGAAGATGGAGGGTATGATACTTACAAGTATTGGCTATCTGATGGATGGGAGAAAGTAAAAAAGAATCAATGGACAGCCCCCATGTATTGGGAAAAAATTGATTGTGAGTGGAACATAAGAGATTTTTCAGGAATTAGAAAAATAAATCCAAATGAACCAGTATCCCATGTAAGTTACTATGAAGCAGACGCATATTGTAAATGGGCAGAAAAAAGATTACCAACAGAGGCAGAATGGGAGAAGGCTGCATGCTGGAATGAAGAAAAACAAGATAAAACAATCTATCCATGGGGGAATGAGTATCCAACAATAGAAAAATGTAATTTATTTGAATCACATTATTGGAAATGTACAGATATTGGAACATTTCCTGAAGGCAGTAGTCCGTCTGGATGTCAACAAATGATTGGAGATGTTTGGGAATGGACTTCCTCAGAGTTTAATGGGTATCCTGGATTCAAATCAGGGTTTGATGAGTATAATGATAAATGGTTTACAAATCAGAAGGTTTTGAGAGGAGGTTCTTTTGCAACTCCAAACATGTCAATCAGAGGAAGTTATAGAAATTTCTTCAGATTAGATGAACGATGGTTGTTCTCAGGTTTTAGGTGTGCAGAAGATATCTAATTTTTAGATACCAAAGTTAACGAAAAATAATCATTATCATCCAACCAAGTATGTTTGATTTTAAATCCAACACCATTCAATAAATTATAAATTTGATCCAGTCTATATTTGTGAGAGTGTTCAGTATGAATTAATTCATCTTTTGTTAAATTAAGCAAGAAGTTAGATTTTGATATGACAACAGATTGATTTGTTAGAGATTTAAGATACATTTCAATTCTCTGATATTTTGTATTGTATATAGAATAATGTGAGAAATTATTTAGGTTAAAATCAGCATCTAGCTCATCATTAATTCTAGAAAGAACATTAAGATTAAATTTTGTCGTAATTCCTTCCGAATCATTATATGCAGACTCCAAAACTTGTTTATCTTTAACTAAATCCAATCCAATCAGAAACAAGTCATCAGATTTCATCACAGAATAGATTGTTTGTAAGAATTTGTGCCCTTCAGTGGGAGTGAAATTTCCAAAACTAGAACCTAAAAACAAGATCAGATTTTTTTTGTTGTTATAATTTTTGAGGAATTTTAAACCACCTTCATAAGTATCAATTATTCCGGTAATATGCAGACCATCGTAATCTTTGAGCAACTGTTCAGAGCTTTCTGTAAGAATTTCAGATATATCAATTGGAAAATATTCTATTTTTGTTTGAAATTTAGTAAAAATATCAAGAATTAGTCGAGTTTTAACAGAGGCGCCACTTCCAAGCTCAACTAATTGAAAAGAATCATCTAAAAATAGAGATAATTTAGTCTGTAATTTTTTGAGAATATTGATTTCAGTGCG
The DNA window shown above is from Nitrosopumilus sp. and carries:
- the egtB gene encoding ergothioneine biosynthesis protein EgtB codes for the protein MTTTTKLEEKKSLLEQFRETRNRTLEIVRNLKTDDFVVQTAFFMSPPKWHIGHVSWIYEAIMSKIDKNYNFYSTEYSEYLNSYYQQFGVPHDKGLRGVVSRPTIDQIFQYFNIINQRVEKFIQFKTLNDKQMKLIIMGFHHECQHQELLVYDLQHLLAEQYKPQKKNEIKSKPEVEKKSVHIRGGLYILGYNGKEFCYDIELPQHKVFLNDYKIDVYPITNQQYLEFMEDGGYDTYKYWLSDGWEKVKKNQWTAPMYWEKIDCEWNIRDFSGIRKINPNEPVSHVSYYEADAYCKWAEKRLPTEAEWEKAACWNEEKQDKTIYPWGNEYPTIEKCNLFESHYWKCTDIGTFPEGSSPSGCQQMIGDVWEWTSSEFNGYPGFKSGFDEYNDKWFTNQKVLRGGSFATPNMSIRGSYRNFFRLDERWLFSGFRCAEDI
- the egtD gene encoding L-histidine N(alpha)-methyltransferase, which translates into the protein MNDIIQKNLHYKKYVLDSKLQYFKPHSSTIEKTFAEEIFSSLNRDSKSINPKFFYDKKGSDLFEKICSLPEYYPTRTEINILKKLQTKLSLFLDDSFQLVELGSGASVKTRLILDIFTKFQTKIEYFPIDISEILTESSEQLLKDYDGLHITGIIDTYEGGLKFLKNYNNKKNLILFLGSSFGNFTPTEGHKFLQTIYSVMKSDDLFLIGLDLVKDKQVLESAYNDSEGITTKFNLNVLSRINDELDADFNLNNFSHYSIYNTKYQRIEMYLKSLTNQSVVISKSNFLLNLTKDELIHTEHSHKYRLDQIYNLLNGVGFKIKHTWLDDNDYFSLTLVSKN